Proteins encoded together in one Kutzneria kofuensis window:
- a CDS encoding glycosyltransferase family 2 protein, with the protein MSSESTGGRRALIVVPAWNEEEAVGDTVREIFAALPEADVLVVDDGSSDRTAQVARAAGAKVLELPINLGVGGAMRAGFRYAVRHDYDAAVQCDADGQHNPLEVKDLLAKLDEADIVIGARFAGEGDYQVRGPRKWAMKVLAFVLSRLAGTKLTDTTSGFKATGRRALPLFAENYPVEYLGDTIESLVIACRAGCKVVQVPAHMRERRAGTPSHSPWKASIYLFRAGFALLLALIRRWNVSVKAATPVVSEVSV; encoded by the coding sequence GTGTCGAGTGAATCCACTGGTGGACGTCGCGCGCTGATCGTCGTGCCCGCCTGGAACGAAGAGGAGGCCGTCGGCGACACCGTGCGGGAGATCTTCGCCGCGCTGCCTGAAGCCGATGTCCTCGTGGTCGACGACGGCTCGTCCGACCGCACCGCGCAGGTCGCCCGCGCCGCCGGCGCCAAGGTGCTCGAACTCCCCATCAACCTCGGAGTCGGCGGCGCCATGCGCGCCGGCTTCCGCTACGCCGTCCGGCACGACTACGACGCCGCCGTGCAGTGCGACGCCGACGGTCAGCACAACCCGCTCGAGGTCAAGGACCTGCTGGCCAAGCTGGACGAGGCCGACATCGTCATCGGCGCCCGGTTCGCCGGCGAGGGCGACTACCAGGTCCGCGGCCCCCGCAAGTGGGCCATGAAGGTGCTCGCCTTCGTGCTGTCCCGGCTGGCCGGCACCAAGCTGACCGACACCACCTCCGGCTTCAAGGCGACCGGCCGCCGCGCGCTGCCGCTGTTCGCCGAGAACTACCCGGTCGAATACCTCGGCGACACCATCGAGTCGCTGGTCATCGCCTGCCGGGCCGGCTGCAAGGTCGTCCAGGTGCCGGCGCACATGCGGGAGCGCCGGGCCGGCACGCCCAGCCACAGCCCGTGGAAGGCGTCCATCTACCTGTTCCGCGCCGGGTTCGCGCTGCTGCTGGCGCTGATCCGCCGCTGGAACGTCTCCGTCAAGGCCGCCACTCCGGTTGTGAGCGAGGTTTCGGTATGA
- the glf gene encoding UDP-galactopyranose mutase — translation MSFSGYDLIIVGSGFFGLTVAERAATQLNKRVLVLERREHIGGNAYSEPEPETGIEVHRYGAHLFHTSNKRVWDYVNQFTEFTNYQHRVFARAKGQVYSFPMNLGLINQFFGKSHTPDEARELIAKQAAEFDTADASNLEEKAISLIGRPLYETFIKGYTIKQWQTEPTELAPSIITRLPVRYTFNNRYFNDTYEGLPVDGYTAWLNRMADHPNIEVRLNTDYFDVRDQIPAKTLTIFTGPLDKYFDYSAGELGWRTLDFETEVLPVGDFQGTSVMNYNDADVPYTRIHEFRHFHPERDYPTDKTVIVREYSRFAESGDEPYYPIDSEDNRAKLLQYRELAKAEAAEKNILFGGRLGTYKYLDMHMAIGSALSMFDNKITPYFVEGRTPNGSLED, via the coding sequence GTGAGCTTCTCGGGCTATGACCTGATCATCGTCGGTTCCGGATTCTTCGGCCTGACCGTGGCCGAGCGTGCCGCCACGCAGCTGAACAAGCGCGTGCTGGTGCTCGAGCGCCGCGAGCACATCGGCGGCAACGCCTACTCGGAGCCGGAGCCCGAGACAGGCATCGAGGTGCACCGCTACGGCGCCCACCTGTTCCACACCTCCAACAAGCGGGTGTGGGACTACGTGAACCAGTTCACCGAGTTCACCAACTACCAGCACCGGGTGTTCGCGCGGGCCAAGGGCCAGGTCTACTCCTTCCCGATGAACCTGGGTCTGATCAACCAGTTCTTCGGCAAGTCGCACACGCCCGACGAGGCCCGTGAGCTGATCGCCAAGCAGGCCGCGGAGTTCGACACCGCCGACGCCAGCAACCTGGAGGAGAAGGCGATCTCGCTGATCGGTCGCCCCCTCTACGAGACGTTCATCAAGGGCTACACGATCAAGCAGTGGCAGACCGAGCCCACCGAGCTCGCGCCGTCGATCATCACCCGGCTGCCGGTCCGCTACACGTTCAACAACCGGTACTTCAACGACACCTACGAGGGTCTGCCGGTCGACGGCTACACCGCCTGGCTGAACCGGATGGCCGACCACCCGAACATCGAGGTGCGGCTGAACACCGACTACTTCGACGTGCGCGACCAGATCCCGGCCAAGACCCTGACGATCTTCACCGGGCCGCTGGACAAGTACTTCGACTACAGCGCGGGCGAGCTGGGCTGGCGCACGCTGGACTTCGAGACCGAGGTCCTGCCGGTCGGCGACTTCCAGGGCACCTCGGTGATGAACTACAACGACGCGGACGTGCCCTACACCCGCATCCACGAGTTCCGCCACTTCCACCCGGAGCGCGACTACCCGACGGACAAGACGGTCATCGTCCGCGAGTACTCGCGGTTCGCGGAGAGCGGCGACGAGCCGTACTACCCGATCGACAGCGAGGACAACCGGGCAAAGCTGCTGCAGTACCGGGAGCTGGCCAAGGCCGAGGCCGCCGAGAAGAACATCCTGTTCGGCGGTCGCCTGGGCACCTACAAGTACCTCGACATGCACATGGCGATCGGCTCGGCGCTGAGCATGTTCGACAACAAGATCACCCCGTACTTCGTCGAGGGCCGTACCCCGAACGGCTCGTTGGAGGACTGA
- a CDS encoding glycosyltransferase family 2 protein: MGTIDILMPYYGDVGLMQDAVRSVLAQDDPDWRLTVVDDGKAEGVPEWFAGLGDDRVRYFRNERNLGVTGNFNRCVELAEHDRMVLFGSDDLLLPNYVRTIRALEQRYPDAGMIQPGVEVIDGDGNPVRTLADETKRRLYAPKITGSRLMAGEELAVSLLRGNWLYFPSVAWKAKAVKEIGFRDDLSIIQDLALVLDLMERGESLVVDDTLSFRYRRHNASASGWTAIEGSRFVEARNFFVEAAERMERRGWPRAAKAARAHLSSRLHALTVLPAVLKQRNAAGVKTLVRHAFGPSRHIDT, from the coding sequence ATGGGCACCATCGACATCCTGATGCCGTACTACGGCGACGTCGGCCTGATGCAGGACGCCGTGCGCAGCGTGCTCGCGCAGGACGACCCGGACTGGCGGCTGACCGTCGTCGACGACGGCAAGGCCGAGGGCGTGCCGGAGTGGTTCGCCGGGCTCGGCGACGACCGGGTGCGCTACTTCCGCAACGAGCGCAACCTGGGCGTCACCGGCAACTTCAACCGCTGCGTCGAGCTCGCCGAGCACGACCGGATGGTGCTGTTCGGCTCGGACGACCTGCTGCTGCCCAACTACGTGCGCACGATTCGCGCGCTGGAGCAGCGCTACCCCGACGCCGGCATGATCCAGCCCGGCGTCGAGGTGATCGACGGCGACGGCAACCCGGTGCGCACGCTGGCCGACGAGACCAAGCGCCGGCTGTACGCCCCGAAGATCACCGGCAGCCGGCTGATGGCCGGCGAGGAGCTGGCGGTCAGCCTGCTGCGCGGCAACTGGCTGTACTTCCCGTCGGTGGCCTGGAAGGCCAAGGCCGTCAAGGAGATCGGCTTCCGGGACGACCTGAGCATCATCCAGGACCTGGCCCTGGTGCTGGACCTGATGGAGCGCGGCGAGAGCCTGGTCGTGGACGACACGCTGAGCTTCCGCTACCGGCGGCACAACGCCAGCGCGTCCGGCTGGACGGCCATCGAGGGTTCGCGGTTCGTGGAGGCGCGCAACTTCTTCGTGGAGGCCGCCGAGCGCATGGAGCGGCGTGGCTGGCCGCGGGCGGCCAAGGCGGCCCGGGCGCACCTGTCCTCCCGGCTGCACGCGCTGACCGTGCTGCCGGCCGTGCTCAAGCAGCGCAACGCCGCCGGTGTGAAGACGTTGGTACGGCACGCTTTCGGGCCGAGCCGGCACATCGACACCTGA
- a CDS encoding DUF6541 family protein, translating to MNWWDAVPVALASAGWLIVPGLLMTWLVGLRGTAAWGMAPTLSVAVVSTAAVVAGKLGIDWGVGTAAVAVAIAVVVTGVVALLLRGRSRGAVLSDPRPVTLAGLLGVLPAVLFGAAVVVLGMGRPDELSQTFDAVFHYNAIAYILDAHNASSLTMGTLGNPIAPATFYPAGWHDFASLGVLSTGTSIPIAANALTGVLAVLIWPLSCVLLVRQIVGRNPVALAMTGLFSLAFSQFPWGLLSFGVLWPNTLGLALVPAGIAVVLSLSGLAREDLIGRGRAWVMAPFVLLAGGFAHPNSLFSMVVIAVFPLFTGIWRWSRRMRSEGQGRRGTIGLTAAVVVFLLGWAFVATSPAFKTVRTFYWPPFETSSRALGEVLLNGTNGRSSLWAASIAVLVGLVLVWRMRDQRWLVGAFTAIGAMFILTASVNRTYTQFITGYWYNDSFRLAAILPVVTVPLLVVAVVTTAGCLKTWLAERPRPRLGRLGASATGLAIVLALLVIVGAKGLYFRNQVETVAFTYTRVENSPNDTMVDPREQAFFTRISSEVPKDSVIANNPWDGSGLIWALADRRPLFPHLDIAWSAEQRYLAQHLVSAASDPTTCKDARLLHVDYLVVGELHFWPTDPRIKNYSGIVDPAGRPGFQLVDSDGDLKLYKLTAC from the coding sequence ATGAACTGGTGGGACGCCGTTCCGGTCGCATTGGCGTCCGCCGGCTGGTTGATCGTGCCCGGACTTCTGATGACGTGGCTGGTCGGCCTGCGCGGGACAGCCGCGTGGGGCATGGCCCCCACGTTGAGCGTGGCCGTGGTCAGCACGGCCGCCGTGGTCGCCGGCAAGCTGGGGATCGACTGGGGGGTCGGCACGGCCGCCGTGGCCGTCGCGATAGCGGTGGTCGTCACCGGCGTGGTGGCGCTGCTGCTGCGCGGCCGCTCCCGCGGCGCCGTGCTGTCGGACCCGCGGCCGGTCACCCTGGCCGGCCTGCTCGGCGTGCTGCCGGCGGTCCTGTTCGGCGCGGCCGTCGTGGTGCTGGGCATGGGCCGTCCCGACGAGCTGTCGCAGACCTTCGACGCCGTCTTCCACTACAACGCGATCGCCTACATCCTCGACGCCCACAACGCGTCGTCGCTGACCATGGGCACGCTCGGCAACCCGATCGCGCCGGCGACCTTCTACCCGGCCGGCTGGCACGACTTCGCCTCGCTCGGCGTGCTCAGCACCGGCACCTCCATCCCGATCGCCGCGAACGCGCTGACCGGGGTGCTCGCGGTGCTGATCTGGCCGTTGTCCTGCGTGTTGCTGGTCCGCCAGATCGTCGGCCGCAATCCCGTCGCGCTGGCCATGACCGGCCTGTTCAGCCTCGCCTTCAGCCAGTTCCCGTGGGGCCTGCTGTCCTTCGGCGTGCTGTGGCCCAACACCCTCGGCCTCGCGCTGGTGCCGGCCGGCATCGCCGTCGTGCTGTCGCTGTCCGGCCTGGCCCGTGAGGACCTGATCGGCCGCGGCCGGGCCTGGGTGATGGCGCCGTTCGTGCTGCTCGCCGGCGGTTTCGCGCACCCCAATTCGCTGTTCAGCATGGTCGTCATCGCGGTGTTCCCGCTGTTCACCGGCATCTGGCGGTGGTCGCGGCGGATGCGCTCCGAGGGCCAGGGCCGGCGCGGCACCATCGGCCTGACCGCCGCCGTCGTGGTGTTCCTGCTCGGCTGGGCGTTCGTCGCCACCTCGCCGGCGTTCAAGACCGTGCGCACCTTCTACTGGCCGCCGTTCGAGACCTCGTCGCGGGCGCTGGGCGAGGTGCTGCTCAACGGCACCAACGGCCGCAGCTCGCTGTGGGCGGCGTCCATCGCCGTGCTGGTCGGGCTGGTCCTGGTGTGGCGGATGCGGGACCAGCGCTGGCTGGTCGGCGCGTTCACCGCCATCGGCGCGATGTTCATCCTGACCGCCTCGGTGAACCGCACGTACACCCAGTTCATCACCGGCTACTGGTACAACGACTCGTTCCGGCTGGCCGCGATCCTGCCGGTCGTCACGGTGCCGCTGCTCGTGGTCGCCGTCGTGACCACGGCCGGCTGCCTGAAGACCTGGCTCGCCGAGCGCCCCCGGCCGCGCCTGGGCCGTCTCGGCGCCTCCGCGACCGGCCTGGCCATCGTGCTCGCCCTGCTGGTGATCGTCGGGGCCAAGGGCCTGTACTTCCGCAACCAGGTCGAGACCGTCGCCTTCACGTACACGAGGGTCGAGAACTCCCCCAACGACACCATGGTCGACCCGCGGGAGCAGGCGTTCTTCACCCGCATCTCGTCCGAGGTGCCGAAGGACTCGGTCATCGCCAACAACCCGTGGGACGGCAGCGGCCTGATCTGGGCGCTGGCCGACCGGCGGCCGCTGTTCCCGCACCTGGACATCGCGTGGAGCGCCGAGCAGCGCTACCTGGCCCAGCACCTGGTCAGCGCGGCCAGCGACCCCACCACCTGCAAGGACGCCCGGCTGCTGCACGTGGACTACCTCGTGGTCGGCGAGCTGCACTTCTGGCCCACCGACCCCCGGATCAAGAACTACTCCGGCATCGTCGACCCGGCCGGCCGCCCCGGCTTCCAGTTGGTCGACTCGGACGGCGACCTGAAGCTGTACAAGCTCACCGCCTGCTGA
- a CDS encoding DUF2304 domain-containing protein — MSLSAHIFAIVGSVIVLLGIIEMLRRRQLSEKYAVLWLVVGVLILVLTVFPGLLTWFSQVIGIQVPTNLMFFVAIVFLVGVSIHQSWELSRLEDETRRLAEDVAILRLEMDEKLKQKADG; from the coding sequence ATGAGCCTGAGTGCGCACATCTTCGCCATCGTCGGCAGCGTCATCGTGCTGCTCGGCATCATCGAGATGCTGCGCCGCCGCCAGCTCAGCGAGAAGTACGCGGTGCTGTGGCTGGTCGTCGGCGTGCTGATCCTGGTGCTCACGGTCTTCCCGGGCCTGCTCACCTGGTTCAGCCAGGTGATCGGCATCCAGGTGCCGACCAACCTGATGTTCTTCGTCGCCATCGTCTTCCTGGTCGGCGTCTCCATCCACCAGTCGTGGGAGCTGTCCCGGCTGGAGGACGAGACCCGGCGGCTGGCCGAGGACGTGGCCATCCTCCGGCTGGAGATGGACGAGAAGCTGAAGCAGAAGGCGGACGGCTGA
- a CDS encoding glycosyltransferase, protein MTEQTTIGQQAPAAKRGGSAERSAEKPAVRTGTVLQRVILPRDEDPLDVRPLYLDESKNSHSHVSGRTEVTVPRSAKVSFGTYFNAFPASYWKRWTRVDQVVLRLTVRGSGRIDVYRSKPNGDTVHIEGLPVRSPKAWTTAEVKVALTPFEDGGWLWFDVFTDDSTVDIKDGAWTTPLELPRQSIGVAITTMRPVDAVIALRTLGEDPAVLSVVDRVFVADQGNVRVRDTEGFAEAAAGLGDRLHVIEQENLGGSGGFGRGMYESIVNSDVDQIMLMDDDIRLEPDALLRSNAFARAATQPLIVGSHMLNLQARSRLHSFGEVIDLGSCYWRAAPGAVTDHDFGSKTLRKSKKVHRRIDVTYNGWWMCLFPREVVQRTGMPLPLFIKWDDAEYSLRAQENGYPTVSLPGSAVWHMPWTDKNDATDWQAYFHTRNRLILAALHSPYDVRKTLVQQGLKLSLRHLLSMEYSTVALQQKAIEDFLAGPDRLFDSLRTALPDVQALRKNYSDAKTVPSAREFPPPTFDMVRAEHMLRPPVNPAVIMVKAFEALLHNLKDPDPDAVNRPQINVPATNARWFLLGNLDSATVSNADGSGVSFRHRDPKEFRELGKRVLANYRRLAAEWPRMKRVYRDALPELTSVESWGKVFTK, encoded by the coding sequence GTGACCGAGCAGACGACCATCGGGCAGCAGGCGCCCGCGGCCAAGCGGGGCGGCTCGGCGGAGCGTTCCGCCGAGAAGCCCGCCGTCCGCACCGGCACGGTGTTGCAGCGGGTCATCCTGCCGCGCGACGAGGACCCGCTCGACGTCAGGCCGCTGTACCTGGACGAGTCGAAGAACTCGCACAGCCACGTGAGCGGCCGCACCGAGGTGACCGTGCCGCGGTCGGCCAAGGTGTCCTTCGGCACGTACTTCAACGCCTTCCCGGCCAGCTACTGGAAGCGGTGGACCCGGGTCGACCAGGTCGTGCTGCGGCTGACCGTGCGCGGCTCCGGCCGTATCGACGTGTACCGGTCCAAGCCCAATGGCGACACCGTGCACATCGAGGGCCTGCCGGTGCGCAGCCCCAAGGCGTGGACCACCGCCGAGGTGAAGGTCGCGCTGACGCCGTTCGAGGACGGCGGCTGGCTGTGGTTCGACGTGTTCACCGACGACTCCACGGTGGACATCAAGGACGGCGCCTGGACCACGCCGCTGGAGCTGCCGCGGCAGTCCATCGGGGTGGCCATCACCACGATGCGCCCGGTGGACGCGGTGATCGCGCTGCGCACGCTCGGCGAGGACCCGGCCGTGCTGTCCGTGGTGGACCGGGTGTTCGTCGCCGACCAGGGCAACGTCCGGGTGCGTGACACCGAGGGCTTCGCCGAGGCGGCCGCGGGGCTGGGCGACCGGCTGCACGTCATCGAGCAGGAGAACCTGGGCGGCTCCGGCGGCTTCGGCCGCGGCATGTACGAGTCGATCGTCAACAGCGACGTCGACCAGATCATGCTGATGGACGACGACATCCGGCTGGAGCCGGACGCGCTGCTGCGGTCCAACGCGTTCGCGCGGGCCGCCACCCAGCCGCTGATCGTCGGCAGCCACATGCTCAACCTGCAGGCGCGGTCCCGGCTGCACAGCTTCGGCGAGGTCATCGACCTCGGCTCCTGCTACTGGCGGGCGGCGCCGGGCGCGGTCACCGACCACGACTTCGGCTCGAAGACGCTGCGCAAGTCCAAGAAGGTGCACCGCCGGATCGACGTCACCTACAACGGCTGGTGGATGTGCCTGTTCCCGCGTGAGGTCGTGCAGCGCACCGGCATGCCGCTGCCGCTGTTCATCAAGTGGGACGACGCCGAGTACTCGCTGCGGGCGCAGGAGAACGGCTACCCGACGGTGAGCCTGCCCGGTTCCGCGGTGTGGCACATGCCGTGGACGGACAAGAACGACGCCACCGACTGGCAGGCCTACTTCCACACCCGCAACCGGCTGATCCTGGCCGCGCTGCACAGCCCGTACGACGTGCGCAAGACGCTGGTGCAGCAGGGCCTGAAGCTGTCGCTGCGGCACCTGCTGTCCATGGAGTACTCCACGGTCGCGTTGCAGCAGAAGGCGATCGAGGACTTCCTGGCCGGCCCGGACCGCCTGTTCGACTCGCTGCGCACGGCGCTGCCGGACGTGCAGGCGCTGCGCAAGAACTACAGCGACGCCAAGACGGTGCCGTCGGCCCGGGAGTTCCCGCCGCCGACCTTCGACATGGTCCGCGCCGAGCACATGCTGCGGCCGCCGGTGAACCCGGCGGTGATCATGGTGAAGGCGTTCGAGGCGCTGCTGCACAACCTGAAGGACCCGGACCCGGACGCGGTGAACCGGCCGCAGATCAACGTGCCGGCCACCAACGCGCGCTGGTTCCTGCTGGGCAACCTGGACAGCGCCACGGTGTCCAACGCGGACGGCAGCGGGGTGTCGTTCCGGCACCGCGACCCGAAGGAGTTCCGCGAGCTGGGCAAGCGGGTGCTGGCCAACTACCGGCGGCTGGCCGCCGAGTGGCCGCGGATGAAGCGGGTCTACCGGGACGCGCTGCCCGAGCTGACCTCGGTCGAGTCCTGGGGCAAGGTCTTCACCAAGTAA